Genomic window (Sulfurimonas sp.):
AACAACATATATACAAAATGCTATAAATCTAAAAGAACATATAAAAAACTTAGCTCTTTATAGAGAGTTAGATGGCTTAAGTCATAAAGAGTTGCTTTGGGATAAAGAAGTTACTGATGAAATAAATGGAGTTCTTAAATGAATGAATTTGGATTTTTTATAAAAAAGTGGGTTTCTTTTTTTGTTGAGCCTTATGGCATGATTCTTTTACTATTTATCTTTTGGTACTTATTTTTAAAAATGAAGAAAAAAAAGCTCTCAACGGCTTCACTTTATCTTGCTTTTACTCTTATGTTCTTGTTCTCTTATCCTCCATCTTCAAACTTTTTAATCACAAACTTAGAAGATATGCAAACAAAATATGACTATAAACAAGAGGCTAAATATATTCATGTTTTAGGAAGTGGACATAACACAGATGCTTCTCAGCCTCTCTCTTCACAAGTAAGAGCTACAGGCTTAACAAGAGTAGTGGAAGGTGTTGTAATTTATAATCATTTAAAAGGCTCAAAACTTATCTTTACGGGTTATGCTGGAAAAACGGATATTTCAAATGCACAGATGCATGCAAAAATGGCGATAGAACTTGGTGTAAAAGCAGAAGATATTATCGTGGGCAAAGAGCCAAAAGACACAAAAGAAGAAGCACTTTTTAGTAAAAAAATAGTGAAAGATTCTTCTCTTATTTTGGTTACATCTGCGAGTCATATGCCCAGAGCTGTAAGATTATTTTCAAGTTATGGACTTAATGTCATTTCAGCATCTACGGATTTTCAAAAAAGAGATGATATTAGTCTTTTTATGCTTCCAAGTATTGATTCTTTTGAAAACTCTCAAAGGGCTATGCACGAATATTATGGTATTTTATGGAGTAAATTAAGAAGTAAATAGTAGAATTCTATTATATTTTTCATAAAGAGAGCTTATCCATGTTTTTAAAACTTCCAAAACTATTAAGATTTTTGCTTATTTTTATACCTTCTTTGACATTCCTTTATGTTTTTATGCGAGTTGTTTTTTATATGGTTTTTTCTGACCCATCTTCTCCACTTATCTTTAGTGATTATGCTCAAGCTATGTGGCTTGGGTTTAGATTTGACTTAAGAATGGTTATTTTAATGACTTTACCACTCTTTTTATTTGGTGGTATTAAGTGGTTTAGTCCATTTAAGAGTAGCTTTTTTAAATATTTTTGGCTTCTTTATCTAAGTTTAGTATTTGCTTTTTACTTTATGTTTTATACTATTGACTTTGGTCACTTCGCTTATCTTCACACCAGAGTTGATTTTACAGCTATAAGATTTTTGGAAAATTTTGATATTTCTACTCAAATGGTTTGGGAGAGTTACCCTGTTATCTGGATATCTTTAGGTGTACTTTTGGCAAATTTTATTTTTATATTTTTAACATATAGATTGATTCTTGATATCCAAGAGCAAAAAGATGTTAAAGTATCTATTAGCCAAGGTATTATGTTTGGATTTGTAGCATTTTTGATTCTTCTTGTTGGCGGATATAGCAAGTTTTCTCAGTATCCACTTAGATGGAGTGAAGCGGCTTTTTCCAAACACGCTTTTGCTACTCAACTCACTTATAACCCTGTGCATTATTTTTTTGATACTTGGAAAAATGGAAGAGTATCTTATGATAAAAAAGAAGTTCAAAAATACTACTCTTTGATAGCTGATTTTTTAGGTGTTATAGATAAAGATGAAGAAAAGTTAAACTTTAAAAGAGAGATAACTCCAAAACACATAGTAGGTAAAAAACCAAATATTGTTATAGTTATTTTAGAATCTTTCGCTTCATATAAGTCTAATCTATCTGGCAATCCATTAAACCCATCTCCATATATGAATGATTTAGCTAAAAATGGTTACTTCTTTAAAAACTATTTTACTCCATCAACTGGAACTGCTCGTTCAATTTACACAACTGTAATAAGCCTTCCAGATGTAGAACTAAAGGGTACTTCTTCACGAAATCCTCTTATAGTTGACCAACATAGTATTGCTCAAGATTTCAAAGGTTATGAGAAGTCTTACTTCATAGGTGGTTCTGCTTCATGGGGAAATATTCGTGGTATGCTAACTCAGTCTATGACAAACCTAAAATTATATGAAGAGGGAGATTACTCATCACCTCGTAATGATGTTTGGGGTATTTCAGATATAGACCTTTTTCGTGAAGCAAACAAAGCACTTTCAAAAGAAAAAGAGCCATTTTTTAGCGTGATACAAACTTCAGGAAATCATAGACCATACACTATTCCAGATGATAGTTATGGTTTTAAAGTTAGAACTGACATAAGTGAAGATGAAGTTGTAAAGTATGGCTTTCAGTCTGTAAAAGAGTACAACTCGTTTAGATTTATGGACTACTCAGTTGGTCATTTTATCCAACTTGCAAGAAAAAGTGCGTACTACAAAAATACTATCTTTATCTTTTGGGGAGATCACGGCATCGATGGAAGAACTGGTGAGCATACATTTGTTGGAGAAAGTAGCTCAAACTTAGGTTTAGGCTCACATAGAGTCCCTTTTGTAATCTACTCACCACTTATAAAAGAGCCAAAAATATATGACACAGTTTTAAGTGAAATAGATGCTCTACCGACAATAGCATCTATGGCAAATATCTCATATACTGCGACAACTCTAGGTCGAGATGCTTTTGATGAAGAGTTTGATAATAGTAGATATGCTTTTACAATCCAGCATAGTTCAAACCCTACTATTGGTCTAGTTGGAGAAAAATACTACTTCAGAACTAAGGCAGACGGAACAAATGAGGCTCTTTTTGATATATATAGTGATTCCCCACTTGAAGATCATTCAAGTCAAAATGAAAAGTTACTAAAAAAGATGAAGGATTTAACCTTTGGCATCTATGAAACTGCTAAGTATATTCCTTATTTTAATAAACAAGCAGATGTTAAAAAGTAGTTAATATTTTATTTTAGAGAGGTAAAGTCCGTTACATGGTGCGGGTCTTATCTTAAAATTTTTCTCACAGTTTAGTTGCGAGATTATTTCAGATGCATCTAGCTTTAATAACGCTCCAACCATTAAGCGAATTTGACTTCTTAAAAATCCATTAGCTTCAAAATTTAAGACAATATATTTCTTATGTTTGTATGCAGATGCACTGAAAATTACTCTTATATTGCTTTTTGTATCACTTCCTGTTTTTTTAAAGTTTGAAAAATTATGTTCACCTATAAAAAGTTTTATATTTTTTTGTATTGCTTCAAAATCTACAGAGTCTAAAAATGTCACATAATTTGCTTCAAAAGGATTACTTTTTGACTCTTTTATGATGTAGCGATAAACTCTTTTTTTAGCACTATATCTTGCATGAAATTTTGCTTCTACTTTTTTAATATTTTTTACTTTTATGCTAGAAGGTAGCATCTCATTTAAAACTTTTTTTAGCTTTTTAATATCTGTCCAAAATTCAGGTAAATCAATATGACAAACTTGACCTGTAGCATGAACACCTTTGTCTGTTCTTCCAGATGCTATGATTTTAGAGTCTATGCTAAGAGTAGAGAGGACTTTTTGTAAATTACCAAGTATTGTGTTGTTTGAGCTTTTTTGAGTCTGTGAGCCTAAAAAGTGAGTACCATCATAGGACAAGATTAAAGCACAACGCATAAGGACTTTAAAACCTCTCTAAAATAGTTTTTTTGTATATATAGTAAGTTCCCGCTAACCATGTTACCAAAACAAAAGGAATGGTATAAAAAACTAAAGCTTTTTGGAGTCCTAAAGTTGCTCCATAAAAAATCAAGATACTTAAAAAAAGATATAGATATATTCTCCCTTTTTGATGACGAACATGAACAACACCAATACTAGCAACTAAAAAAAGACTTATAAGAGGAAAAAGACTTAACAAAACATCTGTAATCATCATATGAGTTTTACTCTCTTTTCGCTCATCTGAAAGCCAATACTCTATGGGTGAGCGGTAAGTTGCTAGGTCTGTTGCCATTGTGTCATTTATATACATTAT
Coding sequences:
- the truA gene encoding tRNA pseudouridine(38-40) synthase TruA; translation: MRCALILSYDGTHFLGSQTQKSSNNTILGNLQKVLSTLSIDSKIIASGRTDKGVHATGQVCHIDLPEFWTDIKKLKKVLNEMLPSSIKVKNIKKVEAKFHARYSAKKRVYRYIIKESKSNPFEANYVTFLDSVDFEAIQKNIKLFIGEHNFSNFKKTGSDTKSNIRVIFSASAYKHKKYIVLNFEANGFLRSQIRLMVGALLKLDASEIISQLNCEKNFKIRPAPCNGLYLSKIKY
- a CDS encoding YdcF family protein; translated protein: MNEFGFFIKKWVSFFVEPYGMILLLFIFWYLFLKMKKKKLSTASLYLAFTLMFLFSYPPSSNFLITNLEDMQTKYDYKQEAKYIHVLGSGHNTDASQPLSSQVRATGLTRVVEGVVIYNHLKGSKLIFTGYAGKTDISNAQMHAKMAIELGVKAEDIIVGKEPKDTKEEALFSKKIVKDSSLILVTSASHMPRAVRLFSSYGLNVISASTDFQKRDDISLFMLPSIDSFENSQRAMHEYYGILWSKLRSK
- a CDS encoding LTA synthase family protein, with the translated sequence MFLKLPKLLRFLLIFIPSLTFLYVFMRVVFYMVFSDPSSPLIFSDYAQAMWLGFRFDLRMVILMTLPLFLFGGIKWFSPFKSSFFKYFWLLYLSLVFAFYFMFYTIDFGHFAYLHTRVDFTAIRFLENFDISTQMVWESYPVIWISLGVLLANFIFIFLTYRLILDIQEQKDVKVSISQGIMFGFVAFLILLVGGYSKFSQYPLRWSEAAFSKHAFATQLTYNPVHYFFDTWKNGRVSYDKKEVQKYYSLIADFLGVIDKDEEKLNFKREITPKHIVGKKPNIVIVILESFASYKSNLSGNPLNPSPYMNDLAKNGYFFKNYFTPSTGTARSIYTTVISLPDVELKGTSSRNPLIVDQHSIAQDFKGYEKSYFIGGSASWGNIRGMLTQSMTNLKLYEEGDYSSPRNDVWGISDIDLFREANKALSKEKEPFFSVIQTSGNHRPYTIPDDSYGFKVRTDISEDEVVKYGFQSVKEYNSFRFMDYSVGHFIQLARKSAYYKNTIFIFWGDHGIDGRTGEHTFVGESSSNLGLGSHRVPFVIYSPLIKEPKIYDTVLSEIDALPTIASMANISYTATTLGRDAFDEEFDNSRYAFTIQHSSNPTIGLVGEKYYFRTKADGTNEALFDIYSDSPLEDHSSQNEKLLKKMKDLTFGIYETAKYIPYFNKQADVKK